One region of Bradyrhizobium betae genomic DNA includes:
- a CDS encoding DEAD/DEAH box helicase: protein MNVFDLSRNLVEEYARFSRSFTKIKAADIKSQLDAQYDSGQFWPEPIVQINPKFRIEGSIHAFVEQKLLHPGCDVVFKDWALRKHQAESIVMDHDGKSFVVTTGTGSGKSLCYFIPIINAALKARATDERPRTRAIVVYPMNALANSQLGELDKYFKDVAADHRVTYARYTGQETDAERQAVADNPPDIILTNFMMLELLLTRQDELDRKVVGNCEGLDYLVLDEIHTYRGRQGADVAMLVRRAKDRLAGGKRLTCIGTSATMTSDAGEQGNETVARVASELFATPITKDCVINETLKRVTKVDETWESVKPALAKAVNAGVPGNASNAVLAAHPLSIWAETRLGIVPETPGGRWVRARPLSLSDAAVELSKDAGTSPQACRSALEQLFLVASKSEKARTGRGSDDPFFGVRLHQFISGAGRAYATVEPPGQRKVVFDGQRYLPGSAGEKALFALHFCHNCGQEHHPVWLKSENDSKTLEQRDIEDRPPAGNRTDAQGRVYGFFMPTPPTGIDFKGDPDDYPDNWVEQARDGTPRLIARYRPFQLESLSVRPDGSTASGVQGWFQPERFRFCAACGETTGGRGSDTYRLAGLTAEGRSSATTIIIASILKWMHDQNNSIDELKRKILGFTDNRQDGALQAGHFNDFVFVSLLRAAMISALRKAGDDGLEDDLMGRSLQRALGFDQNNPDTYAEWLANPSSEGSTLNDAERAVRDVLAHRIWVDQARTWRVTNPNLERLGLMRVEYKGLDALCRNEEKFKDSHPILRNATPDRRRRAFTVLLDHMRKSLAVATDSLDQSSIEALQRRSGLLKAPWTLSDERPRIGAALMLGRSQRAQIPADEEILRVRGGPTSALGRLLSDFAIWGTRLTAADYRTVVFDMLRAAENQIVRKRPMFMGERIDNWDIYGNAVVFKLGDGVPPDEREPNPFFLEFYQALAAMIDGRNRAVFSFEAREHTAQVDNKTRQLREARFRWRDPDKKRLKEAEFQEKFQEVADTESFLPVLVCSPTMELGVDIADLDAVYLRNVPPTPANYAQRSGRAGRGGQPALIVTYCAAQSPHDQYFFRDPAAVVKGHVRPPTIDLTNQDLVESHLQAIWLTETRAILNAQIAQVVDLGTEDRKLAGEIAAKIGDAEAGERALGRITGILKGLFEGTKRNPAWLGDLPTYAQSIVGRSPGRFDEAFGRWRNLLASAEKQYREANETFTRHGATREEHRMAERLRDLAGAQIKLLRDGSESYQSDYYTYRYLATEGFLPGYNFPRLPLTAYVTSGSNRRNQSVIQRPRFLAISEFGPRSLVYHEGRTHRVVRVLLNAGMNTGSGDLTTQRFFVCGACGASHQAPKPEFCHVCNAALAGCEEIPHCYKIENVQTAPAARVTANDEERQRQGFEIRTGFQWPQRHNGRLDVKNAVLEDDEGVIASLTFAPATPIKRFNVGLRRRDPQAGLGFNINPRNGYWERAPDDDDADAPADPTRVVPQPIVPYVEDRKNALLLRFGGETRDATEMADLQYAILRGLEMTFQLEEGELLGEALPSRGDRRAILIYEAAEGGAGVLGRIVEDARAFAQVIAEAIRICHFDQRRFACTPAEKDLHDVEGAACVAGCYRCLLSYYNQIDHEAIDRRNPEFKRTLARLARCRMRIEDPAAPSEARPEFVDRFHAAIVAHGIQPFDAKPLTVDGATLPFIWRSGRVVAVYDDELPTLADALQDLSLAVVPLPRGREPARTCSGDRRPRDQVLLRQRRRRHPRERNGD from the coding sequence ATGAACGTCTTCGATCTCAGCCGCAATCTGGTGGAGGAGTACGCGCGGTTCTCACGTTCGTTCACCAAGATCAAAGCCGCGGACATCAAGAGCCAGCTCGACGCTCAATATGATTCCGGTCAGTTCTGGCCGGAGCCGATCGTACAGATCAACCCGAAGTTCCGGATCGAGGGCAGCATCCATGCCTTCGTCGAGCAAAAACTGCTGCATCCGGGTTGCGATGTCGTCTTCAAGGATTGGGCGTTGCGGAAGCACCAGGCCGAATCCATCGTGATGGATCACGACGGCAAGAGCTTCGTCGTCACGACGGGCACCGGCTCCGGCAAGTCCCTGTGCTACTTCATTCCGATCATCAACGCCGCCCTCAAGGCCCGCGCGACCGACGAGCGCCCCCGCACGCGGGCGATCGTCGTGTACCCGATGAACGCGCTCGCCAACAGCCAGCTGGGCGAACTCGACAAGTATTTCAAGGATGTCGCTGCCGATCATCGGGTGACCTATGCCCGCTATACCGGTCAGGAGACCGACGCCGAGCGCCAGGCGGTGGCCGACAATCCACCGGACATCATCCTTACCAACTTCATGATGCTGGAGCTCCTGCTCACCCGGCAGGACGAGCTGGACCGGAAGGTCGTCGGCAACTGCGAGGGGCTGGACTATCTCGTCCTCGACGAGATCCACACCTATCGCGGCAGGCAGGGCGCCGACGTCGCGATGCTGGTCCGACGCGCCAAGGATCGCCTCGCCGGCGGCAAGAGGCTGACCTGCATCGGCACGTCCGCGACCATGACGAGCGACGCCGGCGAGCAGGGCAACGAGACCGTCGCGAGAGTGGCCAGCGAACTCTTCGCGACTCCGATCACCAAGGACTGCGTGATCAACGAGACGCTCAAGAGGGTCACGAAGGTCGACGAGACCTGGGAGTCCGTAAAGCCCGCCCTCGCGAAAGCCGTCAACGCCGGCGTTCCAGGCAACGCCTCGAACGCGGTTCTGGCGGCCCATCCGCTTTCGATCTGGGCCGAAACCCGGCTCGGCATCGTGCCGGAAACTCCGGGCGGCCGCTGGGTCCGGGCCCGTCCCCTTTCTCTGAGCGATGCGGCGGTCGAGCTGTCGAAGGACGCCGGCACTTCGCCCCAGGCATGCCGCAGCGCGCTCGAGCAGCTTTTCCTCGTCGCCAGTAAGTCCGAGAAGGCGCGCACGGGCCGGGGATCGGACGATCCGTTCTTCGGCGTCCGCCTTCATCAATTCATCTCGGGCGCCGGCCGCGCCTATGCGACCGTCGAGCCGCCGGGGCAGCGCAAGGTGGTGTTCGACGGACAACGGTACCTGCCGGGCTCCGCAGGCGAGAAGGCGCTGTTCGCGCTCCACTTCTGTCACAACTGCGGTCAGGAGCATCATCCGGTCTGGCTCAAGAGCGAGAACGATTCCAAGACGCTGGAGCAGCGAGACATCGAGGACCGGCCCCCGGCCGGCAACCGGACCGACGCGCAGGGACGCGTCTACGGGTTCTTCATGCCGACTCCGCCGACCGGCATCGATTTCAAGGGCGACCCCGACGATTATCCGGACAACTGGGTGGAGCAGGCGAGGGACGGCACGCCACGCCTCATTGCCCGATATCGCCCATTTCAACTGGAAAGCCTCTCTGTTCGTCCGGACGGAAGCACCGCGAGCGGCGTGCAGGGGTGGTTTCAGCCGGAGCGCTTCCGCTTCTGCGCGGCCTGTGGCGAGACGACGGGCGGGCGGGGGTCCGACACGTACCGCCTCGCCGGCCTGACGGCGGAAGGCCGAAGCTCCGCGACGACGATCATCATCGCTTCGATCCTGAAGTGGATGCACGATCAGAACAACTCGATTGACGAGCTGAAGCGCAAGATACTCGGGTTCACCGACAACCGGCAGGATGGCGCGCTGCAGGCGGGCCACTTCAACGACTTCGTGTTCGTGTCGCTGCTTCGCGCCGCCATGATCTCGGCGCTCCGCAAGGCCGGCGACGACGGCCTCGAAGACGACCTCATGGGGCGTTCGCTGCAGCGCGCCCTCGGGTTCGACCAGAACAATCCCGACACCTACGCGGAGTGGCTGGCCAATCCAAGCAGCGAGGGATCGACGCTCAACGACGCCGAACGCGCGGTTCGCGACGTGCTGGCTCACCGCATCTGGGTCGACCAGGCGAGGACGTGGCGCGTCACGAACCCCAATCTCGAGCGGCTCGGCCTGATGCGCGTCGAGTACAAGGGACTCGACGCGCTCTGCCGCAACGAGGAGAAGTTCAAGGATTCGCACCCGATCCTGCGGAACGCCACGCCGGACCGCCGCAGGCGCGCGTTCACGGTGCTGCTCGATCACATGCGGAAGTCGCTCGCCGTCGCGACCGACAGCCTCGATCAGTCTTCCATCGAAGCCCTGCAGCGCCGCTCCGGACTTCTGAAGGCGCCCTGGACGCTTTCGGACGAGCGGCCCCGGATCGGCGCGGCCTTGATGCTGGGGCGGTCCCAACGTGCGCAGATCCCGGCGGACGAGGAGATCCTGCGCGTCCGCGGCGGACCGACCAGCGCGCTCGGACGATTGCTCTCCGACTTCGCGATCTGGGGCACGCGCCTCACCGCTGCCGACTATAGGACGGTCGTGTTCGACATGCTGCGCGCCGCCGAGAACCAGATCGTCCGCAAACGTCCGATGTTCATGGGCGAGCGCATCGACAATTGGGACATCTACGGCAACGCGGTGGTCTTCAAGCTCGGCGACGGCGTTCCTCCGGACGAGCGAGAGCCCAACCCGTTCTTTCTGGAGTTCTACCAGGCGTTGGCTGCCATGATCGACGGCAGAAACCGCGCCGTGTTCTCCTTCGAGGCGCGCGAACACACCGCGCAAGTCGACAACAAGACGCGCCAGCTCCGCGAGGCGCGCTTCCGATGGCGAGACCCGGACAAGAAGCGCCTGAAGGAAGCGGAATTCCAGGAGAAGTTCCAAGAGGTCGCCGACACCGAAAGCTTCCTCCCTGTGCTCGTCTGTTCGCCGACCATGGAGCTCGGCGTCGACATCGCCGATCTCGACGCCGTCTACTTGCGCAACGTTCCGCCGACCCCGGCGAACTACGCGCAGCGCAGCGGCCGTGCCGGCCGCGGCGGTCAACCCGCGCTCATCGTCACCTACTGCGCCGCCCAGAGTCCCCACGACCAGTATTTCTTCCGGGATCCGGCGGCCGTGGTGAAGGGTCACGTCAGGCCGCCGACGATCGACCTCACCAACCAAGATCTGGTCGAAAGCCACCTGCAGGCGATCTGGCTGACCGAAACGCGGGCCATCCTGAACGCGCAGATCGCGCAGGTCGTGGACCTCGGGACCGAGGACAGGAAACTCGCGGGCGAGATCGCCGCGAAGATCGGCGATGCGGAGGCCGGAGAACGCGCACTCGGCCGCATCACAGGGATCCTGAAGGGCCTTTTCGAAGGCACGAAGCGCAATCCCGCTTGGCTCGGCGATCTGCCGACCTACGCCCAGAGCATCGTCGGTCGCTCACCCGGGCGCTTTGACGAAGCCTTCGGCCGCTGGCGGAATCTGCTCGCATCCGCGGAGAAGCAGTACCGGGAAGCCAACGAGACGTTCACGCGGCACGGTGCCACGCGCGAGGAGCACCGGATGGCGGAGCGGCTGCGCGACCTCGCCGGAGCGCAGATCAAGCTGCTGCGCGACGGCTCGGAGTCGTATCAGTCGGACTACTACACGTACCGATACCTCGCGACGGAAGGGTTCCTGCCCGGTTACAACTTCCCCCGGCTGCCTCTCACGGCCTACGTCACCTCCGGATCGAACCGCCGAAACCAGTCGGTGATCCAGAGACCGCGCTTCCTCGCCATCAGCGAATTCGGCCCGAGAAGTCTCGTCTACCACGAGGGCCGCACGCACCGCGTCGTCCGCGTGCTGCTCAACGCCGGCATGAACACCGGTAGCGGCGACCTGACCACGCAGCGGTTCTTCGTCTGCGGCGCGTGCGGAGCATCCCATCAGGCCCCCAAGCCCGAGTTCTGCCACGTCTGCAACGCGGCTCTGGCCGGCTGCGAGGAAATCCCCCACTGCTACAAGATCGAGAACGTCCAGACCGCGCCGGCCGCCCGCGTCACTGCAAACGACGAGGAGCGCCAGCGGCAAGGATTCGAGATCCGGACCGGATTCCAGTGGCCGCAGCGGCACAACGGCAGGCTGGACGTCAAGAACGCCGTGCTCGAGGACGACGAGGGCGTCATCGCCTCGCTCACCTTCGCGCCGGCTACACCCATCAAGCGCTTCAACGTCGGACTTCGCCGGCGCGATCCGCAGGCGGGCCTCGGCTTCAACATCAACCCGCGGAACGGCTACTGGGAGCGCGCCCCCGACGACGACGACGCGGACGCTCCGGCGGATCCGACCCGCGTCGTCCCGCAGCCGATCGTCCCGTACGTCGAGGACCGCAAGAACGCGCTCCTGCTGCGGTTCGGCGGCGAGACGCGCGACGCGACCGAGATGGCCGACCTCCAGTACGCGATCCTCCGCGGGCTCGAGATGACGTTCCAACTGGAGGAGGGCGAACTGCTCGGTGAGGCGCTTCCCTCGCGGGGGGACCGTCGCGCCATTCTCATCTACGAAGCCGCCGAGGGAGGGGCCGGCGTCCTCGGGCGCATCGTGGAGGACGCGCGCGCGTTCGCTCAGGTCATCGCGGAGGCTATCAGGATCTGTCATTTCGATCAGCGGCGCTTCGCCTGCACGCCGGCGGAAAAGGACCTGCACGACGTGGAGGGCGCCGCCTGCGTCGCCGGCTGCTATCGCTGCCTCCTGTCCTACTACAATCAGATCGATCACGAAGCGATCGACCGGCGAAATCCGGAGTTCAAGAGAACGCTGGCCAGGCTCGCACGCTGCAGGATGAGGATCGAGGATCCGGCAGCGCCGTCGGAGGCCAGGCCCGAGTTCGTGGACCGGTTTCACGCGGCCATCGTCGCGCACGGGATCCAGCCGTTCGACGCCAAGCCGTTGACGGTCGACGGCGCGACCCTGCCTTTCATCTGGCGCTCCGGACGCGTCGTCGCGGTCTACGACGACGAGCTTCCGACGCTTGCCGACGCCTTGCAGGATCTGTCTCTGGCCGTGGTGCCCTTGCCGAGGGGCAGGGAGCCTGCTCGAACTTGCTCCGGAGATCGACGACCGCGCGACCAAGTTCTACTTCGCCAACGGCGTCGGCGACACCCGCGAGAGCGAAACGGCGACTAA
- a CDS encoding cyclic nucleotide-binding/CBS domain-containing protein — MIVEAMLPAARERLILLGDEAPLIDAARLLRDLDADLVVVRSSDGLLAGVITKTDVVRQISQCQGASCMAAASAIMTKPVVYCRPTDLLSDIWSVMKERHLKNIPILDPASRPIGVLNARDALEALLEELEYQEVLLRDYVMCVGYH; from the coding sequence ATGATTGTCGAAGCCATGCTGCCTGCCGCACGCGAACGGCTTATTCTCCTCGGCGACGAGGCTCCGCTCATCGACGCCGCAAGGCTCTTGCGCGATCTCGATGCAGACCTCGTGGTCGTGCGCAGTTCCGATGGACTTCTGGCCGGCGTCATCACCAAGACGGACGTTGTCCGCCAAATCAGCCAGTGCCAGGGGGCTTCCTGCATGGCGGCGGCTTCGGCCATTATGACCAAGCCGGTCGTGTATTGCCGCCCCACCGACTTGTTGAGCGACATCTGGTCGGTAATGAAAGAGCGGCACCTGAAGAACATCCCGATCCTGGATCCCGCGTCCCGCCCGATCGGCGTGCTCAACGCCCGGGATGCGCTCGAAGCGCTCCTCGAGGAGCTGGAATATCAGGAGGTCCTGTTGCGGGACTACGTGATGTGCGTTGGCTATCACTGA
- a CDS encoding carboxymuconolactone decarboxylase family protein — MTDTLYPPSSRELAEKRRHLAPETEKAFQAFSRQVFADGALPAKTKQLIAVAVAHVTQCPYCIKGHTKAALRQGATRQELMEAIWVAAEMRAGGAYAHSALALTAMDEVESQTKA, encoded by the coding sequence ATGACCGACACGCTGTATCCACCCTCGTCACGCGAACTTGCCGAAAAGCGTCGACACCTCGCGCCGGAGACCGAAAAAGCGTTCCAGGCCTTCAGCCGCCAAGTGTTTGCCGACGGCGCGCTGCCGGCGAAGACCAAGCAGCTGATTGCAGTTGCAGTGGCCCACGTGACGCAGTGCCCCTACTGCATCAAGGGCCACACTAAAGCCGCGCTCCGCCAGGGCGCCACGCGCCAGGAGCTGATGGAAGCAATTTGGGTCGCAGCCGAGATGCGGGCGGGTGGTGCCTATGCCCATAGCGCCCTCGCATTGACGGCGATGGACGAGGTGGAAAGTCAGACTAAGGCCTGA